A DNA window from Candidatus Woesearchaeota archaeon contains the following coding sequences:
- a CDS encoding helix-turn-helix domain-containing protein, giving the protein MDTKVLEKIGLTRNQSEVYLALLKLGSATAQQIIKESGMHRSRVYDSLEKLQQLGLVSSVVKDYKRYFQAAKPEKLFEYVDEKKEAISQILPELKR; this is encoded by the coding sequence ATGGACACAAAGGTTTTAGAGAAGATTGGCCTGACAAGAAATCAGTCTGAAGTGTATCTGGCTTTATTGAAATTAGGCTCAGCAACAGCGCAGCAGATAATAAAGGAGTCTGGAATGCACCGTTCAAGGGTGTATGACAGCTTAGAAAAATTACAGCAGCTCGGTTTAGTCAGCTCTGTTGTTAAGGATTATAAACGCTATTTTCAGGCTGCAAAACCTGAGAAATTATTTGAATATGTTGATGAAAAGAAAGAGGCAATAAGCCAGATTCTACCAGAACTAAAACGC